A single genomic interval of Eurosta solidaginis isolate ZX-2024a chromosome 3, ASM4086904v1, whole genome shotgun sequence harbors:
- the Obp44a gene encoding general odorant-binding protein 99a, which translates to MKYIVAVLFTLFALVAAEEYKLRNQEDLLKARKECMEAKKVPAAHIEKYKKFEFPDDEVTRCYIECIFNKFQLFSPTEGFNTQNLIAQLGHNKENKDAVKADIEKCADKNEQKSDSCTWAYRGFKCFISKNLPLVQESLKKN; encoded by the exons ATGAAGTATATTGTTGCTGTTCTATTCACGTTGTTTGCGTTG GTCGCCGCTGAAGAGTACAAGCTACGCAACCAAGAAGATTTGTTAAAGGCGCGTAAAGAATGTATGGAAGCCAAAAAGGTCCCCGCTGCtcatattgaaaaatataagaaattcGAATTCCCCGATGATGAGGTGACTCGCTGCTATATCGAATGTATCTTCAATAAATTCCAACTCTTCAGTCCTACTGAAGGTTTCAATACACAAAATTTGATTGCTCAACTTGGTCATAATAAGGAAAATAAAGATGCTGTGAAAGCCGATATTGAAAAGTGTGCTGATAAGAATgaacaaaaatcggattcgtgcaCATGGGCATACCGCGGATTCAAATGCTTCATCAGTAAGAATTTGCCGTTGGTGCAGGAGAGTCTCAAAAAGAATTAA